In a genomic window of Vicia villosa cultivar HV-30 ecotype Madison, WI unplaced genomic scaffold, Vvil1.0 ctg.003208F_1_1, whole genome shotgun sequence:
- the LOC131640578 gene encoding uncharacterized protein LOC131640578, which produces MSIDAAAGGALMNKPYPDACALIEDMAQNHAQWGIERATVEKKESHGGKHEISCMDMMNAKMDALALKVENMSQNPTIVAVIQSECELCGPKNPNLSSSEKPKEDAEPKGQVEEPEKSEKQSEPEVENHTPQPYKPPIPFPQRLKNTKTENQFQKFIKVIEKLHVEIPFTEAITQISSYAKFLKDILSNKGRLNDPKPLECHSISENKLAKKDKDPGSFSIPCFLGNHMIDKAFLDLGASVSLMPLAVCKRLKLGELQPTKMSLQLADRSVKYPMGILEDIPVKIGQLYIPTDFVVMDIKEDDDIPILLGRSFLSTAGAIIDVKKGKLTFEVGDETIEFILSKFLMAPVIEDACYAIDVID; this is translated from the exons ATGTCTATTGACGCTGCCGCTGGCGGAGCGTTAATGAACAAACCTTATCCCGACGCTTGTGCCCTAATAGAGGACATGGCCCAAAACCACGCCCAATGGGGGATAGAACGAGCAACGGTAGAGAAAAAGGAGAGCCATGGAGGAAAGCATGAGATAAGTTGCATGGACATGATGAATGCTAAGATGGACGCTCTGGCCTTGAAAGTCGAAAACATGTCTCAAAACCCTACCATAGTGGCAGTAATCCAATCGGAGTGCGAGCTCTGTG GACCGAAAAATCCTAACCTAAGCTCATCAGAAAAACCTAAGGAAGATGCTGAACCAAAAGGCCAGGTAGAGGAACCAGAGAAATCCGAAAAGCAATCAGAACCAGAGGTAGAGAATCACACACCACAACCTTACAAGCCACCCATTCCATTTCCACAAAGATTGAAAAACACTAAAACAGAAAACCAATTCCAAAAGTTCATTAAGGTAATAGAGAAACTCCACGTAGAAATCCCTTTTACCGAAGCAATAACCCAGATATCATCATATGCTAAGTTCTTGAAGGATATTTTGTCCAACAAAGGACGACTCAACGATCCCAAACCTTTAGAATGTCATTCCATATCCGAGAATAAACTTGCCAAGAAAGATAAAGATCCTGGAAGTTTTTCTATCCCTTGCTTCCTAGGAAATCATATGATAGACAAAGCATTTCTAGACCTAGGAGCGAGCGTAAGTCTGATGCCCTTGGCTGTCTGTAAGAGGTTAAAACTAGGAGAGCTTCAACCTACTAAGATGTCGTTACAACTAGCTGATAGATCCGTTAAATACCCCATGGGTATTCTGGAAGACATACCTGTCAAAATTGGTCAGTTATACATTCCGACTGATTTCGTAGTTATGGATATCAAAGAAGATGATGACATCCCAATCCTTCTAGGAAGATCATTCTTATCGACCGCTGGAGCTATAATAGATGTTAAGAAAGGGAAGCTGACTTTTGAGGTAGGAGATGAAACGATCGAGTTCATTCTATCAAAATTCCTAATGGCACCAGTGATCGAAGATGCATGTTATGCCATCGACGTCATCGATTAG